From the Cryptomeria japonica chromosome 2, Sugi_1.0, whole genome shotgun sequence genome, one window contains:
- the LOC131056307 gene encoding probable glucan endo-1,3-beta-glucosidase A6, whose protein sequence is MRACGFHLSLIVACLGIKSVWGDTDPFLMSHAVGINYGKLADKLPPPSKTVELMKSINAGYVKIYDANPEVLKALANSSLPVVIKVANIEVPGMASSTTTSDQWLRKNLLPYYPLTKISIIMVGNDILSNTQLQPYFVPVMQNMHTSLQKLNLDSSIKVTTSVAMDALSSSYPPSNGSFKPEIAMSVIQPMLSFLSATDSYFFLDVYPFFAWNSDPANISLDYVLFDEITADVVQDGILCYSNMLDAQLYAAITAMATLGYGEVKVVISETGWPTNGDSSGATVANAASYNTRLVSKLLSNTGTPRRPQTFFPTFIFALFNEGQKPGATIERNWGLFYADGTPVYDIDLSAGVIKTLEAVASSSSIVFKVRPCEVVSDPTSPGSRILCKKTSIRRNVREY, encoded by the exons ATGAGGGCTTGTGGATTTCACCTGTCTTTAATTGTTGCGTGTTTGGGGATAAAATCTGTGTGGGGAGATACAG ATCCGTTTTTGATGAGTCATGCGGTGGGAATCAACTATGGTAAGCTGGCAGACAAGCTACCACCGCCATCAAAAACAGTGGAGCTGATGAAGAGCATTAACGCAGGCTATGTCAAAATCTACGATGCGAATCCTGAAGTCCTGAAGGCGCTGGCCAACAGCAGCCTCCCTGTGGTGATCAAGGTGGCAAATATAGAAGTTCCAGGCATGGCCTCCAGCACTACCACTTCTGACCAATGGCTTCGAAAAAACCTTCTCCCTTATTATCCCCTCACCAAAATCTCCATCATCATGGTGGGCAACGATATTCTATCAAACACCCAACTTCAGCCCTACTTTGTCCCGGTAATGCAAAACATGCACACCTCCTTGCAGAAGTTGAATCTAGACTCCTCCATTAAAGTAACCACATCCGTAGCCATGGACGCCCTCTCTTCCTCTTACCCTCCCTCCAACGGCTCCTTCAAACCAGAAATCGCCATGTCAGTAATACAGCCCATGCTCAGCTTCCTCAGTGCCACGGATTCTTATTTCTTCCTGGATGTCTACCCTTTCTTCGCCTGGAATTCCGACCCCGCCAACATATCTCTGGACTATGTGCTCTTTGACGAGATCACCGCGGACGTAGTACAGGACGGCATTCTTTGTTACTCCAACATGCTGGATGCACAGCTGTACGCCGCCATAACGGCCATGGCGACGCTGGGATACGGTGAGGTGAAAGTGGTCATAAGTGAGACGGGGTGGCCCACCAATGGCGACTCCAGCGGCGCCACCGTAGCCAACGCCGCCAGCTACAACACAAGACTCGTCAGCAAGTTGTTATCAAACACCGGTACTCCGCGTCGTCCGCAGACGTTCTTTCCCACATTCATCTTCGCCCTCTTTAATGAAGGTCAGAAGCCCGGTGCCACCATAGAGCGCAACTGGGGCCTCTTTTATGCTGACGGAACACCAGTCTACGACATCGATCTCTCCGCCGGCGTGATTAAAACTCTGGAGGCGGTGGCGTCGTCGTCGTCGATT GTTTTTAAGGTGCGGCCTTGTGAGGTTGTAAGCGACCCAACAAGCCCAGGGAGTAGAATTCTTTGTAAGAAAACAAGTATTAGAAGAAATGTCAGAGAATACTAA